The Echinicola rosea genome has a segment encoding these proteins:
- a CDS encoding RagB/SusD family nutrient uptake outer membrane protein: MNIKQMIPMLALLLACACVEDVLDRRMDTNYTEEQVFSSYTTIRNFGIGIYSHLPAGFDRFGGGTLASATDDALHSGQDGQVQQLAQGNWGVFSNPDDQWGNLYDGIRKANLFLENSVDFENTILRDTITEQGKQTYQTQVNDLGWLRAEAHFLKAFFYFELTKRYGEVPIIEEVLDLEDVAGYERRPYGECVDHMLSELDLAMEGMRDTWEGYDENRMLGRATTGAAMALKARILLYAASPLHNPENDLSKWQSAAQAAYEVINSGRYGLFDNYGNLFRSSDNTEIILSRRYAASNSLERSMYPVGFTGALGGTNPSQNLVDAYQTINGLSITEDERYDPQHPYQNRDPRLQMSILTHGASYKGRPLEIWRGGLDGPGRARATKTGYYQKKYVDENLDLLQNRTSVHAWIYFRYGEILLNYAEAMNEVHGPDGTSEMMPWSARESLNALRARPGVGMPPVTADSKEAFRTMVRNERRVELAFEEHRYWDVRRWMTGMDHFNSAVRGVQVEKISENEFSLEYVEVDDRFFAPQMNLYPIQAEEINKSKGSLSQTPGW, encoded by the coding sequence ATGAACATAAAACAAATGATACCGATGTTGGCACTGTTGCTTGCCTGTGCATGTGTGGAAGATGTGCTGGACAGGAGAATGGATACCAATTATACCGAGGAACAGGTGTTTTCCTCCTATACCACTATAAGGAATTTTGGAATAGGCATTTACAGCCACCTTCCGGCGGGCTTTGACCGTTTTGGTGGGGGCACACTGGCCTCGGCAACCGATGACGCCCTGCATTCCGGACAGGATGGCCAAGTGCAACAATTGGCACAGGGCAATTGGGGCGTCTTTTCCAACCCTGATGACCAATGGGGAAACCTATATGATGGGATCAGAAAGGCCAACCTGTTTCTGGAAAATTCCGTGGACTTTGAAAATACCATCCTGCGCGATACCATTACAGAACAGGGCAAGCAGACCTATCAGACACAGGTAAACGACCTGGGATGGTTAAGGGCAGAGGCACATTTTCTAAAGGCTTTCTTTTACTTTGAGCTGACCAAAAGGTACGGAGAAGTGCCCATTATTGAAGAGGTGTTGGACCTAGAGGACGTGGCAGGATATGAGCGCCGTCCGTATGGGGAGTGTGTGGATCATATGCTGTCCGAACTGGACCTGGCTATGGAAGGAATGAGGGACACTTGGGAAGGATATGACGAAAACAGGATGTTGGGCAGGGCGACCACTGGAGCAGCGATGGCACTTAAGGCAAGGATCCTACTGTATGCAGCCAGTCCGCTCCACAATCCGGAAAATGACCTGTCCAAATGGCAAAGTGCGGCCCAAGCGGCATATGAGGTGATCAACAGTGGCAGGTATGGGTTGTTTGATAACTATGGCAACCTGTTCAGGAGCAGTGACAATACAGAGATCATTCTTTCTCGCCGATATGCGGCCTCGAATTCCCTGGAGCGGAGCATGTATCCTGTAGGGTTTACCGGAGCATTGGGCGGCACCAATCCCTCCCAAAACCTGGTGGATGCCTATCAGACCATTAATGGCCTTTCCATCACTGAGGATGAACGTTACGACCCCCAACACCCTTATCAAAATAGGGATCCCCGCTTGCAGATGTCCATCCTGACACATGGGGCAAGCTACAAGGGCCGACCCTTGGAAATTTGGCGAGGGGGACTGGATGGTCCGGGAAGGGCCAGGGCTACCAAAACGGGATATTACCAGAAGAAATATGTGGATGAAAACCTCGACCTTCTGCAGAACAGGACCAGTGTCCACGCCTGGATTTATTTCAGGTATGGAGAGATATTGTTGAACTATGCCGAAGCCATGAACGAGGTACATGGTCCTGATGGAACTTCGGAAATGATGCCCTGGTCAGCAAGAGAGTCACTGAACGCGTTAAGAGCACGGCCCGGCGTAGGGATGCCCCCTGTAACCGCTGACAGCAAGGAAGCGTTTCGCACCATGGTCAGGAACGAACGAAGGGTGGAACTGGCATTTGAGGAGCATCGGTACTGGGACGTGAGAAGGTGGATGACTGGAATGGACCACTTCAACAGCGCTGTACGAGGAGTACAAGTGGAAAAAATCTCCGAGAACGAGTTCTCTTTGGAATACGTGGAGGTGGATGACCGTTTCTTTGCCCCTCAAATGAACCTCTATCCCATCCAAGCGGAAGAAATCAACAAGTCTAAAGGAAGCCTTTCCCAGACACCTGGATGGTAA